GAATTTTGTGACGGTATGAAGAATCTGTTTCCAGATGCCCATCAACAGCCGTGCTGGAATGCGGACTTCCTTAAAAAAGGCCATATGTGGCCACCGGTTAATATATGACCATTTTTAAGGAGGCTGTCAGGAAACATCCGGCCAATGACTTTTTAACTGATTGTTCCAACAAATCAGGATGATGGTTGAAATGTCGATGAGCGATTGAGATTTGGCCCAAAGATTGCTTTAAGAGAGAGTAACGATGGGTGAGCCATGTGATCCTGCCAATGTTTATAAAAAAAGATCAGGCACGATAAACGGGGTGAACAGCGGCATCTGAGGTGGATGACTGTTTGAATCATTGGCGAAACAGCGCAACGGCAACACCGTTCTTAAGATTATCAGGGTCAAAACTCAAATTGGGCAGATAAGCCTGCATGGCCGGGCTGTTCGGTGAGGTTTGTTGTAATGTACAACCACAACGAGAGGACGTGATATGTTGAAAAAAATTATGTTGAAAAAAAAGTTATCATTTGCCGTTGCCTTCGTGTTGTTATGGAGCCAAAGCGCCTTTGCTGCCGACCTGATTCTGCCCGGCGCGGGCGGCCAGATCCAGCAGATTCCGCCCGCGCCCATGCAGCGGAGAGCAACTCCCGAAATCCAGGTCGAGCAGGGCCGTGCGCAGCTCATCCCGGATTCGGATAAAGTCAAAATTCTGGTCAATTCGCTGCATGTGACCGGCCAGACGCTCTACTCTGAAAGCGAACTGTTGGCTGCCACGGGGTTTGTTCCAGGTAGCGAACTGACGCTCTTCGAGCTGCGCACCATGGCCTCTATGATTGCCGATCATTACCACGCGGATGGCTATTTCGTGGCCCAGGCCTATCTGCCGCCCCAGGAGATCAAGGACAACTCGGTGACCATTGCCGTGCTCGAGGGCCAATACGGCAGCGTCACCCTGAACAACCAGACGAACCTCTCCGATAGACTGGCCAATAGCCTGCTCGACGCCCCGGAACAAGGGACCGTGATTGCCATCGCCCCGCTTGAGAACCGGCTTCTGCTGCTCTCCGACGTTCCCGGTGTGAAGGTGAAATCCACACTGACTCCGGGCGCTGCAGTGGGTACCTCCGACCTGAACGTTGACCTGACTCCGGGACGGCGCGTGACCGGGAACATCGAGGCTGACAACGCCGGCTACTACTACACCGGCAGGTACCGGATAGGGGGGTCGGTGAACCTCAACAACCCGCTGGGCCTTGGAGATGTCTTGGGCGTGCGGGCGCTGACCTCCGGTTCCGGGATGACTTATGGCCGCGCCTTCTACCAGTTACAGCTGGGCAAGGCGACGGCTGGGGTCGCCTATGCCGCCATGGATTATGAGATGGGCGAGGAGTTTGAATACCTTGATCTCCACGGCACAGCCCAGATTGCCAGCATCTACGGCAACTATCCGCTGATTCGTTCACGCACCACCAATCTTTACGCCCTGGCTGAATATGATTACAAGATTTTCCGGGATAAAATGGGCTCCACCCTGCTTAGCGATACGGATGTCCAAGTCGGGATGGTGGGGCTTGCCGGCAACCACCGGGACCGTTTCGCTGGTGGCGGATTGACCACCTATTCACTTATCGCGAGTATTGGTGATGTTGATATCAACACCCCTGAGGCGCGGGCCGTGGATGATGTGACGGCGCAAACCAACGGGAGCTTCCAGAAGCTGAGATACTCTGTTGCACGGCTGCATAACGTCACCGACAGGATCGGAATTTACGCCGGTATCAACGGCCAGTTCGCCTCACAGAACCTGGATGTATCAGAGAAGATGTCGCTGGGCGGCCCCTATGCGGTGCGCGCCTATCCCGTAGGCGAAGGGTATTCGGATGAGGCATATGTGGCGACCCTGGAGGGGAGGCTGCTGCTGCCGACCATTTGGCAGAGCATGCCTGGGCAGATGCATCTGATCGGCTTTGCCGATACCGGCACCGGGACCATCAACAAAGACCCCTGGACGGCTGAAGATAACCACAGAACTCTGAGCGGTGCGGGAATCGGGTTAACCTGGGCGGACTATGACAACTTTAGCTTGAGTGTCTCTTACGCCCACAGGCTGGGTAATGAGGCAGCGACTGCAGCCCCTGACGACTCGGGTCAATTCTGGTTCCAGATTGTGAAATATTTTTGAGCAGTTTGAACGAAATGAACACATGCTTGGCAAGTGTTTTAATGAAATAATGGAGTGACAAAATGAATCGCATATATCGAGTGATCTGTAACGCCGTTTCCGAAAAAGCCAAAAGCGCCGGCAAGAAATCGGCATCCGGCGCAACAGTAGTGGCGAGGGTTGCGCTCCTGGCCGTCACCGCGCTGACAATTCCCGCGATGATGTCATTGGGAACGAGCAACGCCTATGCCCTGCCGGCAGGTGGCGTTGTATCGGCAGGTGGCGCTGCCATCAGCAGTGGTGCGGGCACCACGACCATCAACCAGTCGACGCCGAACGCGGCCATCAACTGGCAGAGCTTTGACATCGGACAGACAGAATCGGTCCGTTTCGTGCAGCCGGGCAGCAACTCGGTGGCACTCAACCGGGTCCTGGGTGCAGATCCTTCGAGTATCCTGGGCACCCTGTCGGCCAACGGCCAGGTGTTTCTGCTCAATCCCAACGGGATCCTGTTCGGCAAGGATGCGCAAGTGAACGTGGGTGGGCTGGTCGCCTCCACCCTCAGTATCTCCGACAGGGATTTCATGGCCGGCAAATACCAGCTTTCCGGTACCAGCAATGCGACGATACTCAATCAGGGTTCAATCAATGCCGACGGCGGCTATGTGGCCCTGCTGGGTGCCAATGTCAGCAATGAAGGCATCATCTCGGCCAGGCTCGGCACGGTGACACTGGCTGCCGGCAATGGTGTCACCCTTGATGTGGCCGGGGATGGTCTGCTCAATGTCGCGGTGGATCAGGGTTCAGTCAACGCCCTGGCCCAGAACGGCGGCCTGATCCAGGCTGACGGCGGGCAGGTGCTGTTGACCGCCCGATCAGCCGGGAACCTCTTGCAGAGCGCAG
The window above is part of the Desulfotignum phosphitoxidans DSM 13687 genome. Proteins encoded here:
- a CDS encoding ShlB/FhaC/HecB family hemolysin secretion/activation protein, with translation MLKKIMLKKKLSFAVAFVLLWSQSAFAADLILPGAGGQIQQIPPAPMQRRATPEIQVEQGRAQLIPDSDKVKILVNSLHVTGQTLYSESELLAATGFVPGSELTLFELRTMASMIADHYHADGYFVAQAYLPPQEIKDNSVTIAVLEGQYGSVTLNNQTNLSDRLANSLLDAPEQGTVIAIAPLENRLLLLSDVPGVKVKSTLTPGAAVGTSDLNVDLTPGRRVTGNIEADNAGYYYTGRYRIGGSVNLNNPLGLGDVLGVRALTSGSGMTYGRAFYQLQLGKATAGVAYAAMDYEMGEEFEYLDLHGTAQIASIYGNYPLIRSRTTNLYALAEYDYKIFRDKMGSTLLSDTDVQVGMVGLAGNHRDRFAGGGLTTYSLIASIGDVDINTPEARAVDDVTAQTNGSFQKLRYSVARLHNVTDRIGIYAGINGQFASQNLDVSEKMSLGGPYAVRAYPVGEGYSDEAYVATLEGRLLLPTIWQSMPGQMHLIGFADTGTGTINKDPWTAEDNHRTLSGAGIGLTWADYDNFSLSVSYAHRLGNEAATAAPDDSGQFWFQIVKYF